The Brachyhypopomus gauderio isolate BG-103 chromosome 17, BGAUD_0.2, whole genome shotgun sequence genome includes a window with the following:
- the LOC143480312 gene encoding A-kinase anchor protein 6-like isoform X1 codes for MSIVVSPVASEASSPMITSVTPTLELGLKEEEPRGSGEDQGSDARRSYQKPPPLHTGADWKVVLHLPEIETWLRATADRVRDLTHSVQQDTINKHVDVHLVQLKDICEDISDHVEQIHALLETEFSLKLLSYSVSIIVDIRAVQLLWHQLRVSVLVLKERLLQSLQDPNGNYTRHTDILQAFSQDHDQARLDSLTEVDDSGQLTIKCSQDYFSLDCGITAYELSDYSPGEEAQVRESSQEPRTLYPELQHSFPQLLCSVDLLTIAASIQNQQSSPLEEPDTPTQEPVEPCSGSELTEARVQGEGPERPEQGARGNTPSPTRPSLAKKPMFAAGEARLVGPASLPYQADISRSTPSLLELPDRSKFWLELESAYPANGSQSDENLHAMNRKNLQANEQTPAGGNRGKIPLYRSSSEASQEHRAGRHTLQTGSATSRSDAMQATGDSSSPLPSSGEEPSDLDVREDSTSPEDLPLPLEASVSARPAHSPGGECWYGSDEFLALPAQLRQTELLALKLENLAQSLPPRAPHQPPIQDVDDWELTEASSEWEGSPHSPPPLPTQPYRKGPRGRRFSSSSSDVAASLEGSIESGPLSDLLSEDEGGWSSSEHHQRSVPRAEKPEACRMVMECTPLIQQLLEDIRHQQNYQDIWGKIEVCVCACVCASMCVCLAAWARLRQAAAST; via the exons ATGAGCATTGTGGTGTCACCGGTGGCCAGTGAGGCCTCCTCCCCCATGATCACCTCCGTCACTCCCACCCTGGAGCTGGGCCTGAAGGAAGAGGAACCCAGAGGCAGCGGAGAGGACCAGGGCTCAGACGCCCGACGCAGTTACCAGAAACCCCCACCCCTGCATACAGGAGCAGACTGGAAGGTGGTGCTCCACCTGCCCGAGATAGAGACATGGCTCCGAGCCACAGCAGACCGCGTGAGAGATCTCACACACTCCGTTCAGCAGGACACCATCAACAAGCATGTGGACGTCCACCTGGTCCAACTCAAG GACATCTGTGAAGACATATCAGACCATGTGGAGCAGATCCACGCCCTGCTGGAGACGGAGTTCTCCCTGAAGCTGCTGTCCTACTCAGTGAGCATCATTGTGGACATCCGCGCTGTGCAGCTCCTGTGGCATCAGCTCCGCGTGTCTGTGCTGGTGCTCAAAGAGAGACTCCTACAGAGCCTGCAGGACCCCAACGGAAACTACACCCGCCACACAGACATCCTACAGGCCTTTAGCCAGGACCATgaccag GCACGCCTTGACTCTCTGACTGAGGTGGACGACTCAGGCCAGCTGACCATTAAGTGCAGTCAGGATTACTTCTCCCTGGACTGTGGTATTACAGCCTACGAGCTGAGCGACTACAGCCCTGGGGAAGAGGCgcaggtgagagagagcagcCAGGAGCCTCGCACGCTCTACCCCGAGCTTCAGCACAGCTTCCCCCAGCTGCTCTGCAGCGTGGACCTCCTCACCATCGCTGCTTCCATCCAGAACCAACAATCATCTCCGCTGGAGGAGCCAGACACGCCCACCCAGGAGCCCGTGGAGCCCTGCAGCGGTTCTGAGCTCACAGAGGCCCGCGTGCAGGGCGAGGGGCCCGAGCGCCCGGAGCAGGGAGCCCGGGGaaacacaccctctcccactCGGCCCTCGCTGGCCAAGAAGCCCATGTTCGCGGCAGGCGAGGCCAGGTTGGTCGGCCCCGCCTCCCTGCCGTACCAGGCGGACATCAGCAGAAGCACGCCCTCTCTGCTGGAGCTGCCCGACCGCTCGAAGTTTTGGCTCGAGCTGGAGTCGGCGTATCCTGCCAACGGGAGCCAGTCCGACGAGAATCTGCACGCGATGAACCGGAAGAACCTGCAAGCGAATGAGCAGACGCCAGCAGGTGGCAACAGAGGCAAAATCCCCCTCTACAGGAGCTCGTCCGAGGCCTCCCAGGAGCACAGGGCTGGCCGCCACACCCTGCAGACGGGTTCGGCGACCTCGCGCTCGGACGCCATGCAGGCCACTGGAGACTCCTCCAGCCCTCTGCCCTCTTCAGGTGAGGAACCCTCAGACCTGGACGTGCGTGAGGACTCCACCAGCCCAGAGGACCTCCCCCTTCCCCTGGAGGCCTCCGTCAGTGCTCGGCCCGCCCACAGCCCCGGAGGAGAGTGCTGGTACGGCTCAGACGAGTTCCTCGCGCTCCCCGCACAGCTGAGGCAGACGGAGCTGTTGGCCCTGAAGCTGGAGAACCTGGCCCAGAGCCTCCCCCCACGAGCCCCGCACCAGCCGCCCATCCAGGACGTGGACGACTGGGAGCTGACGGAGGCCAGCTCCGAGTGGGAGGGCTCCCCACACAGcccacccccactccccacGCAGCCCTACAGGAAGGGGCCCCGGGGCCGCcgtttctcctcctcctccagcgaTGTGGCTGCTTCTCTGGAGGGAAGCATCGAGTCCGGGCCCCTCAGTGACCTACTGTCAGAGGAcgagggtgggtggagctcgTCCGAGCACCACCAGAGGTCGGTGCCGAGGGCAGAGAAGCCGGAGGCCTGCAGGATGGTGATGGAGTGTACGCCTCTAATCCAGCAACTCCTGGAGGACATCAGACACCAGCAAAACTACCAGGACATCTGGGGGAAAATCGAG gtgtgtgtgtgcgcgtgcgtgtgtgcgtccATGTGCGTGTGTCTGGCTGCCTGGGCTAGACTGAGGCAGGCAGCCGCGTCCACCTGA
- the LOC143480312 gene encoding A-kinase anchor protein 6-like isoform X2 — protein sequence MSETDSTDTATAQRGLCVSTLLQFPSVSFISFIRSSGPEDICEDISDHVEQIHALLETEFSLKLLSYSVSIIVDIRAVQLLWHQLRVSVLVLKERLLQSLQDPNGNYTRHTDILQAFSQDHDQARLDSLTEVDDSGQLTIKCSQDYFSLDCGITAYELSDYSPGEEAQVRESSQEPRTLYPELQHSFPQLLCSVDLLTIAASIQNQQSSPLEEPDTPTQEPVEPCSGSELTEARVQGEGPERPEQGARGNTPSPTRPSLAKKPMFAAGEARLVGPASLPYQADISRSTPSLLELPDRSKFWLELESAYPANGSQSDENLHAMNRKNLQANEQTPAGGNRGKIPLYRSSSEASQEHRAGRHTLQTGSATSRSDAMQATGDSSSPLPSSGEEPSDLDVREDSTSPEDLPLPLEASVSARPAHSPGGECWYGSDEFLALPAQLRQTELLALKLENLAQSLPPRAPHQPPIQDVDDWELTEASSEWEGSPHSPPPLPTQPYRKGPRGRRFSSSSSDVAASLEGSIESGPLSDLLSEDEGGWSSSEHHQRSVPRAEKPEACRMVMECTPLIQQLLEDIRHQQNYQDIWGKIEVCVCACVCASMCVCLAAWARLRQAAAST from the exons atgagtgagacagacagtacTGACACAGCGACAGCTCAGCGTGGCCTCTGTGTGTCAACATTACTGCAGTTCCCTtcagtttccttcatctccttcaTCCGCTCCAGTGGCCCAGAG GACATCTGTGAAGACATATCAGACCATGTGGAGCAGATCCACGCCCTGCTGGAGACGGAGTTCTCCCTGAAGCTGCTGTCCTACTCAGTGAGCATCATTGTGGACATCCGCGCTGTGCAGCTCCTGTGGCATCAGCTCCGCGTGTCTGTGCTGGTGCTCAAAGAGAGACTCCTACAGAGCCTGCAGGACCCCAACGGAAACTACACCCGCCACACAGACATCCTACAGGCCTTTAGCCAGGACCATgaccag GCACGCCTTGACTCTCTGACTGAGGTGGACGACTCAGGCCAGCTGACCATTAAGTGCAGTCAGGATTACTTCTCCCTGGACTGTGGTATTACAGCCTACGAGCTGAGCGACTACAGCCCTGGGGAAGAGGCgcaggtgagagagagcagcCAGGAGCCTCGCACGCTCTACCCCGAGCTTCAGCACAGCTTCCCCCAGCTGCTCTGCAGCGTGGACCTCCTCACCATCGCTGCTTCCATCCAGAACCAACAATCATCTCCGCTGGAGGAGCCAGACACGCCCACCCAGGAGCCCGTGGAGCCCTGCAGCGGTTCTGAGCTCACAGAGGCCCGCGTGCAGGGCGAGGGGCCCGAGCGCCCGGAGCAGGGAGCCCGGGGaaacacaccctctcccactCGGCCCTCGCTGGCCAAGAAGCCCATGTTCGCGGCAGGCGAGGCCAGGTTGGTCGGCCCCGCCTCCCTGCCGTACCAGGCGGACATCAGCAGAAGCACGCCCTCTCTGCTGGAGCTGCCCGACCGCTCGAAGTTTTGGCTCGAGCTGGAGTCGGCGTATCCTGCCAACGGGAGCCAGTCCGACGAGAATCTGCACGCGATGAACCGGAAGAACCTGCAAGCGAATGAGCAGACGCCAGCAGGTGGCAACAGAGGCAAAATCCCCCTCTACAGGAGCTCGTCCGAGGCCTCCCAGGAGCACAGGGCTGGCCGCCACACCCTGCAGACGGGTTCGGCGACCTCGCGCTCGGACGCCATGCAGGCCACTGGAGACTCCTCCAGCCCTCTGCCCTCTTCAGGTGAGGAACCCTCAGACCTGGACGTGCGTGAGGACTCCACCAGCCCAGAGGACCTCCCCCTTCCCCTGGAGGCCTCCGTCAGTGCTCGGCCCGCCCACAGCCCCGGAGGAGAGTGCTGGTACGGCTCAGACGAGTTCCTCGCGCTCCCCGCACAGCTGAGGCAGACGGAGCTGTTGGCCCTGAAGCTGGAGAACCTGGCCCAGAGCCTCCCCCCACGAGCCCCGCACCAGCCGCCCATCCAGGACGTGGACGACTGGGAGCTGACGGAGGCCAGCTCCGAGTGGGAGGGCTCCCCACACAGcccacccccactccccacGCAGCCCTACAGGAAGGGGCCCCGGGGCCGCcgtttctcctcctcctccagcgaTGTGGCTGCTTCTCTGGAGGGAAGCATCGAGTCCGGGCCCCTCAGTGACCTACTGTCAGAGGAcgagggtgggtggagctcgTCCGAGCACCACCAGAGGTCGGTGCCGAGGGCAGAGAAGCCGGAGGCCTGCAGGATGGTGATGGAGTGTACGCCTCTAATCCAGCAACTCCTGGAGGACATCAGACACCAGCAAAACTACCAGGACATCTGGGGGAAAATCGAG gtgtgtgtgtgcgcgtgcgtgtgtgcgtccATGTGCGTGTGTCTGGCTGCCTGGGCTAGACTGAGGCAGGCAGCCGCGTCCACCTGA